The following are encoded together in the Syngnathus scovelli strain Florida chromosome 12, RoL_Ssco_1.2, whole genome shotgun sequence genome:
- the LOC125978768 gene encoding actin-binding LIM protein 1 isoform X6: protein MLPALSSPCSSLQRTVYLPGMSAKVAHAQDTQHHSTEKPLIQCFKCRQPCKGEVLRVQNKHFHLKCFTCKACGCDLAQGGFFMKNGDYLCTVDYQRMHGTRCNGCGDFVEGEVVTALGKTYHPACFVCTICKRPFPAGDRVTFNGKDCLCQYCIEPMSPGPKDVLGASNCAGCGRDIKNGQALLALDKQWHLGCFKCKACGKVLTGEYISKDGAPYCEKDYQIHFGVQCEACHQFITGKVLEAGDKHYHPSCARCSRCNQMFTEGEEMYLQGSTVWHPGCKNTTRTEEKHRERLLPPSHLFLQKTERQPTRSSSESICSRPGSSIPGSPGHTIYAKVDNEILDYRDLAAIPKVKAIYDIERPDLITYEPMYTTSMEEREERRESVGELLNARRERSPLPDEKYFRTMSPTLSNEGCYDKRERILQRSTSQGSLGSPVYNRHGYTPTLSRSPQHFHRPEALTGMQKLCSSLCSNSVGSRNSDSRPTSPFRHHFLPHSQGTDPPSGRSSPLPLRPDSRPGTPPLSMTPKHFHLPDQGSNIYRKPPIYKQYAAIARQSKSADDIIRSATFPAAHAPSPDDSWQSEGDCWPCSNILLGTEGRRRSREEEEEDALKKKQLQEEHLNKIQSGLGKLILREEMEKEQIRERHVRSVSAQRYDTKQDNGDADPTSPTRTNSLPGYGRNGLHRPQSTDFTQYNSYADMCGGGREFQHIKDGRAALARMDRGVSMPNMLEPKVYPYEMLMITSRGRAKLPRDVDRTRLERHLAPETFFDIFGMEIQEFDRLPLWKRNDMKKRAKLF from the exons ATGTTGCCTGCGCTGAGCTCGCCTTGTTCATCGCTGCAGAGGACAGTTTACCTACCCGGCATGTCTGCTAAAG TGGCTCATGCGCAGGATACGCAGCACCACTCTACAGAGAAGCCCCTGATCCAGTGCTTTAAGTGCAGGCAACCATGCAAGGGCGAGGTGCTGCGAGTGCAAAACAAACACTTTCACCTAAAGTGCTTCACCTGTAAAG CGTGTGGATGTGACCTGGCCCAGGGCGGCTTCTTCATGAAGAATGGAGATTATCTCTGTACGGTGGACTACCAGCGCATGCATGGGACTCGCTGCAATGGATGCGGGGACTTTGTGGAGGGGGAAGTGGTCACTGCACTCGGCAAGACTTATCACCCTGCCTGCTTTGTTTGCACCATTTGCAA ACGGCCGTTCCCTGCCGGCGACAGGGTGACCTTCAACGGGAAGGACTGTCTGTGTCAGTACTGTATTGAGCCCATGTCTCCTGGACCAAAAGATGTCCTGGGCGCCAGCA ATTGTGCAGGATGCGGTCGAGATATCAAGAATGGACAGGCTCTCCTAGCATTAGACAAACAGTGGCATCTTGGTTGTTTCAAATGTAAGGCCTGTGGGAAAGTGCTAACTGGAGAGTACATCAGCAA GGATGGTGCACCTTACTGTGAGAAGGACTACCAGATTCATTTTGGAGTGCAGTGCGAAGCATGTCATCAGTTCATCACAGGCAAAGTACTTGAG GCGGGAGATAAGCATTATCACCCTAGCTGTGCGAGATGCAGCAGGTGCAATCAGATGTTCACAGAAGGAGAAGAGATGTACCTGCAAG GATCAACAGTATGGCATCCTGGCTGCAAGAACACAACTAGAACAGAGGAGAAACACAGGGAGAGG CTACTGCCTCCGTCCCATTTATTCCTTCAAAAAACAGAAAGGCAG CCGACGAGGTCGTCATCTGAAAGTATTTGTTCCAGACCTGGTTCAAGCATACCTGGCTCACCGGGTCACACAATCTAT GCAAAAGTAGACAATGAGATTCTTGATTACAGAGACCTAGCTGCCATTCCAAAAGTCAAAGCCATTTATGACATTGAGCGCCCTGACCTTATTACCTATGAACCTATGTACACCACCTCCATGgaggagagagaggagagacgaGAAAGTGTAGGAGAG CTCCTTAATGCCAGGAGGGAGCGCTCACCCTTACCTGATGAAAAG TATTTTAGAACCATGTCTCCAACCCTATCCAATGAG GGCTGTTATGACAAGAGAGAACGCATTCTTCAGAGGTCCACCAGTCAGGGTTCCTTAGGCTCGCCAGTTTATAATCGCCATGGTTACACTCCCACTCTGTCACGTTCCCCACAGCATTTTCACAGGCCAG AAGCTCTGACAGGCATGCAGAAGCTCTGCTCCTCCTTGTGCAGTAACAGTGTGGGCTCCAGAAATAGTGACTCCCGCCCCACCTCCCCCTTTAGACACCACTTCCTCCCCCATAGTCAAG GCACTGACCCACCAAGCGGCCGGAGCTCTCCTCTCCCGCTCAGGCCCGACAGCCGGCCGGGCACCCCGCCTCTCTCTATGACCCCTAAACATTTTCACCTCCCAG ATCAGGGCAGTAACATCTACAGAAAACCACCCATCTACAAACAATATG CTGCCATAGCACGTCAAAGCAAGTcggctgatgacatcatcagatcTGCCACCTTCCCTGCCGCCCATGCTCCCTCTCCAGATGACAGCTGGCAGAGCGAGGGTGATTGTTGGCCCTGCTCTAACATTCTATTAG GTACAGAGGGAAGGAGACGATccagagaagaggaggaggaagatgcctTGAAAAAAAAGCAGCTTCAGGAAGAACATCTCAACAAG ATTCAGTCAGGTTTGGGGAAGCTAATTCTCAGGGAGGAAATGGAAAAAGAGCAAATTCGGGAACGCCACGTAAGGAGTGTATCTGCTCAGCGCTATGACACCAAGCAGGATAACGGGGATGCAG ATCCAACTTCTCCAACTAGAACAAATTCTTTGCCTGGATATGGGAGGAATGGCCTTCATCGG CCCCAGTCAACAGATTTCACGCAGTACAACAGCTACGCTGACATGTGCGGAGGAGGCAGAG AGTTTCAG CACATTAAGGATGGCCGTGCAGCACTTGCAAGGATGGACAGGGGAGTTTCTATGCCTAATATGTTGGAGCCCAAA
- the LOC125978768 gene encoding actin-binding LIM protein 1 isoform X17 — MQEQSYDGLCNYAQKITSCFGLDVAHAQDTQHHSTEKPLIQCFKCRQPCKGEVLRVQNKHFHLKCFTCKACGCDLAQGGFFMKNGDYLCTVDYQRMHGTRCNGCGDFVEGEVVTALGKTYHPACFVCTICKRPFPAGDRVTFNGKDCLCQYCIEPMSPGPKDVLGASNCAGCGRDIKNGQALLALDKQWHLGCFKCKACGKVLTGEYISKDGAPYCEKDYQIHFGVQCEACHQFITGKVLEAGDKHYHPSCARCSRCNQMFTEGEEMYLQGSTVWHPGCKNTTRTEEKHRERPTRSSSESICSRPGSSIPGSPGHTIYAKVDNEILDYRDLAAIPKVKAIYDIERPDLITYEPMYTTSMEEREERRESVGELLNARRERSPLPDEKYFRTMSPTLSNEGCYDKRERILQRSTSQGSLGSPVYNRHGYTPTLSRSPQHFHRPGTDPPSGRSSPLPLRPDSRPGTPPLSMTPKHFHLPDQGSNIYRKPPIYKQYAAIARQSKSADDIIRSATFPAAHAPSPDDSWQSEGDCWPCSNILLGTEGRRRSREEEEEDALKKKQLQEEHLNKIQSGLGKLILREEMEKEQIRERHVRSVSAQRYDTKQDNGDADPTSPTRTNSLPGYGRNGLHRPQSTDFTQYNSYADMCGGGREFQHIKDGRAALARMDRGVSMPNMLEPKVYPYEMLMITSRGRAKLPRDVDRTRLERHLAPETFFDIFGMEIQEFDRLPLWKRNDMKKRAKLF; from the exons ATGCAAGAGCAAAGCTACGATGGGCTGTGCAACTACGCCCAAAAAATCACCTCCTGCTTCGGACTGGATG TGGCTCATGCGCAGGATACGCAGCACCACTCTACAGAGAAGCCCCTGATCCAGTGCTTTAAGTGCAGGCAACCATGCAAGGGCGAGGTGCTGCGAGTGCAAAACAAACACTTTCACCTAAAGTGCTTCACCTGTAAAG CGTGTGGATGTGACCTGGCCCAGGGCGGCTTCTTCATGAAGAATGGAGATTATCTCTGTACGGTGGACTACCAGCGCATGCATGGGACTCGCTGCAATGGATGCGGGGACTTTGTGGAGGGGGAAGTGGTCACTGCACTCGGCAAGACTTATCACCCTGCCTGCTTTGTTTGCACCATTTGCAA ACGGCCGTTCCCTGCCGGCGACAGGGTGACCTTCAACGGGAAGGACTGTCTGTGTCAGTACTGTATTGAGCCCATGTCTCCTGGACCAAAAGATGTCCTGGGCGCCAGCA ATTGTGCAGGATGCGGTCGAGATATCAAGAATGGACAGGCTCTCCTAGCATTAGACAAACAGTGGCATCTTGGTTGTTTCAAATGTAAGGCCTGTGGGAAAGTGCTAACTGGAGAGTACATCAGCAA GGATGGTGCACCTTACTGTGAGAAGGACTACCAGATTCATTTTGGAGTGCAGTGCGAAGCATGTCATCAGTTCATCACAGGCAAAGTACTTGAG GCGGGAGATAAGCATTATCACCCTAGCTGTGCGAGATGCAGCAGGTGCAATCAGATGTTCACAGAAGGAGAAGAGATGTACCTGCAAG GATCAACAGTATGGCATCCTGGCTGCAAGAACACAACTAGAACAGAGGAGAAACACAGGGAGAGG CCGACGAGGTCGTCATCTGAAAGTATTTGTTCCAGACCTGGTTCAAGCATACCTGGCTCACCGGGTCACACAATCTAT GCAAAAGTAGACAATGAGATTCTTGATTACAGAGACCTAGCTGCCATTCCAAAAGTCAAAGCCATTTATGACATTGAGCGCCCTGACCTTATTACCTATGAACCTATGTACACCACCTCCATGgaggagagagaggagagacgaGAAAGTGTAGGAGAG CTCCTTAATGCCAGGAGGGAGCGCTCACCCTTACCTGATGAAAAG TATTTTAGAACCATGTCTCCAACCCTATCCAATGAG GGCTGTTATGACAAGAGAGAACGCATTCTTCAGAGGTCCACCAGTCAGGGTTCCTTAGGCTCGCCAGTTTATAATCGCCATGGTTACACTCCCACTCTGTCACGTTCCCCACAGCATTTTCACAGGCCAG GCACTGACCCACCAAGCGGCCGGAGCTCTCCTCTCCCGCTCAGGCCCGACAGCCGGCCGGGCACCCCGCCTCTCTCTATGACCCCTAAACATTTTCACCTCCCAG ATCAGGGCAGTAACATCTACAGAAAACCACCCATCTACAAACAATATG CTGCCATAGCACGTCAAAGCAAGTcggctgatgacatcatcagatcTGCCACCTTCCCTGCCGCCCATGCTCCCTCTCCAGATGACAGCTGGCAGAGCGAGGGTGATTGTTGGCCCTGCTCTAACATTCTATTAG GTACAGAGGGAAGGAGACGATccagagaagaggaggaggaagatgcctTGAAAAAAAAGCAGCTTCAGGAAGAACATCTCAACAAG ATTCAGTCAGGTTTGGGGAAGCTAATTCTCAGGGAGGAAATGGAAAAAGAGCAAATTCGGGAACGCCACGTAAGGAGTGTATCTGCTCAGCGCTATGACACCAAGCAGGATAACGGGGATGCAG ATCCAACTTCTCCAACTAGAACAAATTCTTTGCCTGGATATGGGAGGAATGGCCTTCATCGG CCCCAGTCAACAGATTTCACGCAGTACAACAGCTACGCTGACATGTGCGGAGGAGGCAGAG AGTTTCAG CACATTAAGGATGGCCGTGCAGCACTTGCAAGGATGGACAGGGGAGTTTCTATGCCTAATATGTTGGAGCCCAAA
- the LOC125978768 gene encoding actin-binding LIM protein 1 isoform X8: MQEQSYDGLCNYAQKITSCFGLDVAHAQDTQHHSTEKPLIQCFKCRQPCKGEVLRVQNKHFHLKCFTCKACGCDLAQGGFFMKNGDYLCTVDYQRMHGTRCNGCGDFVEGEVVTALGKTYHPACFVCTICKRPFPAGDRVTFNGKDCLCQYCIEPMSPGPKDVLGASNCAGCGRDIKNGQALLALDKQWHLGCFKCKACGKVLTGEYISKDGAPYCEKDYQIHFGVQCEACHQFITGKVLEAGDKHYHPSCARCSRCNQMFTEGEEMYLQGSTVWHPGCKNTTRTEEKHRERLLPPSHLFLQKTERQPTRSSSESICSRPGSSIPGSPGHTIYAKVDNEILDYRDLAAIPKVKAIYDIERPDLITYEPMYTTSMEEREERRESVGELLNARRERSPLPDEKYFRTMSPTLSNEGCYDKRERILQRSTSQGSLGSPVYNRHGYTPTLSRSPQHFHRPEALTGMQKLCSSLCSNSVGSRNSDSRPTSPFRHHFLPHSQGTDPPSGRSSPLPLRPDSRPGTPPLSMTPKHFHLPDQGSNIYRKPPIYKQYAAIARQSKSADDIIRSATFPAAHAPSPDDSWQSEGDCWPCSNILLGTEGRRRSREEEEEDALKKKQLQEEHLNKIQSGLGKLILREEMEKEQIRERHVRSVSAQRYDTKQDNGDADPTSPTRTNSLPGYGRNGLHRPQSTDFTQYNSYADMCGGGREFQHIKDGRAALARMDRGVSMPNMLEPKVYPYEMLMITSRGRAKLPRDVDRTRLERHLAPETFFDIFGMEIQEFDRLPLWKRNDMKKRAKLF, from the exons ATGCAAGAGCAAAGCTACGATGGGCTGTGCAACTACGCCCAAAAAATCACCTCCTGCTTCGGACTGGATG TGGCTCATGCGCAGGATACGCAGCACCACTCTACAGAGAAGCCCCTGATCCAGTGCTTTAAGTGCAGGCAACCATGCAAGGGCGAGGTGCTGCGAGTGCAAAACAAACACTTTCACCTAAAGTGCTTCACCTGTAAAG CGTGTGGATGTGACCTGGCCCAGGGCGGCTTCTTCATGAAGAATGGAGATTATCTCTGTACGGTGGACTACCAGCGCATGCATGGGACTCGCTGCAATGGATGCGGGGACTTTGTGGAGGGGGAAGTGGTCACTGCACTCGGCAAGACTTATCACCCTGCCTGCTTTGTTTGCACCATTTGCAA ACGGCCGTTCCCTGCCGGCGACAGGGTGACCTTCAACGGGAAGGACTGTCTGTGTCAGTACTGTATTGAGCCCATGTCTCCTGGACCAAAAGATGTCCTGGGCGCCAGCA ATTGTGCAGGATGCGGTCGAGATATCAAGAATGGACAGGCTCTCCTAGCATTAGACAAACAGTGGCATCTTGGTTGTTTCAAATGTAAGGCCTGTGGGAAAGTGCTAACTGGAGAGTACATCAGCAA GGATGGTGCACCTTACTGTGAGAAGGACTACCAGATTCATTTTGGAGTGCAGTGCGAAGCATGTCATCAGTTCATCACAGGCAAAGTACTTGAG GCGGGAGATAAGCATTATCACCCTAGCTGTGCGAGATGCAGCAGGTGCAATCAGATGTTCACAGAAGGAGAAGAGATGTACCTGCAAG GATCAACAGTATGGCATCCTGGCTGCAAGAACACAACTAGAACAGAGGAGAAACACAGGGAGAGG CTACTGCCTCCGTCCCATTTATTCCTTCAAAAAACAGAAAGGCAG CCGACGAGGTCGTCATCTGAAAGTATTTGTTCCAGACCTGGTTCAAGCATACCTGGCTCACCGGGTCACACAATCTAT GCAAAAGTAGACAATGAGATTCTTGATTACAGAGACCTAGCTGCCATTCCAAAAGTCAAAGCCATTTATGACATTGAGCGCCCTGACCTTATTACCTATGAACCTATGTACACCACCTCCATGgaggagagagaggagagacgaGAAAGTGTAGGAGAG CTCCTTAATGCCAGGAGGGAGCGCTCACCCTTACCTGATGAAAAG TATTTTAGAACCATGTCTCCAACCCTATCCAATGAG GGCTGTTATGACAAGAGAGAACGCATTCTTCAGAGGTCCACCAGTCAGGGTTCCTTAGGCTCGCCAGTTTATAATCGCCATGGTTACACTCCCACTCTGTCACGTTCCCCACAGCATTTTCACAGGCCAG AAGCTCTGACAGGCATGCAGAAGCTCTGCTCCTCCTTGTGCAGTAACAGTGTGGGCTCCAGAAATAGTGACTCCCGCCCCACCTCCCCCTTTAGACACCACTTCCTCCCCCATAGTCAAG GCACTGACCCACCAAGCGGCCGGAGCTCTCCTCTCCCGCTCAGGCCCGACAGCCGGCCGGGCACCCCGCCTCTCTCTATGACCCCTAAACATTTTCACCTCCCAG ATCAGGGCAGTAACATCTACAGAAAACCACCCATCTACAAACAATATG CTGCCATAGCACGTCAAAGCAAGTcggctgatgacatcatcagatcTGCCACCTTCCCTGCCGCCCATGCTCCCTCTCCAGATGACAGCTGGCAGAGCGAGGGTGATTGTTGGCCCTGCTCTAACATTCTATTAG GTACAGAGGGAAGGAGACGATccagagaagaggaggaggaagatgcctTGAAAAAAAAGCAGCTTCAGGAAGAACATCTCAACAAG ATTCAGTCAGGTTTGGGGAAGCTAATTCTCAGGGAGGAAATGGAAAAAGAGCAAATTCGGGAACGCCACGTAAGGAGTGTATCTGCTCAGCGCTATGACACCAAGCAGGATAACGGGGATGCAG ATCCAACTTCTCCAACTAGAACAAATTCTTTGCCTGGATATGGGAGGAATGGCCTTCATCGG CCCCAGTCAACAGATTTCACGCAGTACAACAGCTACGCTGACATGTGCGGAGGAGGCAGAG AGTTTCAG CACATTAAGGATGGCCGTGCAGCACTTGCAAGGATGGACAGGGGAGTTTCTATGCCTAATATGTTGGAGCCCAAA
- the LOC125978768 gene encoding actin-binding LIM protein 1 isoform X5 yields MPTLPNLNSLGRLCSSSRSHDVDRVRVKRKSSIKRMSIIEDGHVAEVLYLIPKQYMEQLPYLNPNDYYLSERLHDVASVAHAQDTQHHSTEKPLIQCFKCRQPCKGEVLRVQNKHFHLKCFTCKACGCDLAQGGFFMKNGDYLCTVDYQRMHGTRCNGCGDFVEGEVVTALGKTYHPACFVCTICKRPFPAGDRVTFNGKDCLCQYCIEPMSPGPKDVLGASNCAGCGRDIKNGQALLALDKQWHLGCFKCKACGKVLTGEYISKDGAPYCEKDYQIHFGVQCEACHQFITGKVLEAGDKHYHPSCARCSRCNQMFTEGEEMYLQGSTVWHPGCKNTTRTEEKHRERLLPPSHLFLQKTERQPTRSSSESICSRPGSSIPGSPGHTIYAKVDNEILDYRDLAAIPKVKAIYDIERPDLITYEPMYTTSMEEREERRESVGELLNARRERSPLPDEKYFRTMSPTLSNEGCYDKRERILQRSTSQGSLGSPVYNRHGYTPTLSRSPQHFHRPEALTGMQKLCSSLCSNSVGSRNSDSRPTSPFRHHFLPHSQGTDPPSGRSSPLPLRPDSRPGTPPLSMTPKHFHLPDQGSNIYRKPPIYKQYGTEGRRRSREEEEEDALKKKQLQEEHLNKIQSGLGKLILREEMEKEQIRERHVRSVSAQRYDTKQDNGDADPTSPTRTNSLPGYGRNGLHRPQSTDFTQYNSYADMCGGGREFQHIKDGRAALARMDRGVSMPNMLEPKVYPYEMLMITSRGRAKLPRDVDRTRLERHLAPETFFDIFGMEIQEFDRLPLWKRNDMKKRAKLF; encoded by the exons ATGCCCACTCTGCCCAATCTCAACAGCCTGGGGAGGCTATGCAGCTCCAGCCGCAGCCACGACGTAGATCGCGTACGGGTGAAACGCAAGAGCTCCATCAAGCGCATGTCCATCATTGAGGATGGACATGTGGCTGAGGTCTTGTACCTCATTCCCAAACAGTACATGGAGCAACTGCCCTACCTCAACCCAAACGACTATTACCTGAGTGAGAGGTTACATGACGTGGCTTCAG TGGCTCATGCGCAGGATACGCAGCACCACTCTACAGAGAAGCCCCTGATCCAGTGCTTTAAGTGCAGGCAACCATGCAAGGGCGAGGTGCTGCGAGTGCAAAACAAACACTTTCACCTAAAGTGCTTCACCTGTAAAG CGTGTGGATGTGACCTGGCCCAGGGCGGCTTCTTCATGAAGAATGGAGATTATCTCTGTACGGTGGACTACCAGCGCATGCATGGGACTCGCTGCAATGGATGCGGGGACTTTGTGGAGGGGGAAGTGGTCACTGCACTCGGCAAGACTTATCACCCTGCCTGCTTTGTTTGCACCATTTGCAA ACGGCCGTTCCCTGCCGGCGACAGGGTGACCTTCAACGGGAAGGACTGTCTGTGTCAGTACTGTATTGAGCCCATGTCTCCTGGACCAAAAGATGTCCTGGGCGCCAGCA ATTGTGCAGGATGCGGTCGAGATATCAAGAATGGACAGGCTCTCCTAGCATTAGACAAACAGTGGCATCTTGGTTGTTTCAAATGTAAGGCCTGTGGGAAAGTGCTAACTGGAGAGTACATCAGCAA GGATGGTGCACCTTACTGTGAGAAGGACTACCAGATTCATTTTGGAGTGCAGTGCGAAGCATGTCATCAGTTCATCACAGGCAAAGTACTTGAG GCGGGAGATAAGCATTATCACCCTAGCTGTGCGAGATGCAGCAGGTGCAATCAGATGTTCACAGAAGGAGAAGAGATGTACCTGCAAG GATCAACAGTATGGCATCCTGGCTGCAAGAACACAACTAGAACAGAGGAGAAACACAGGGAGAGG CTACTGCCTCCGTCCCATTTATTCCTTCAAAAAACAGAAAGGCAG CCGACGAGGTCGTCATCTGAAAGTATTTGTTCCAGACCTGGTTCAAGCATACCTGGCTCACCGGGTCACACAATCTAT GCAAAAGTAGACAATGAGATTCTTGATTACAGAGACCTAGCTGCCATTCCAAAAGTCAAAGCCATTTATGACATTGAGCGCCCTGACCTTATTACCTATGAACCTATGTACACCACCTCCATGgaggagagagaggagagacgaGAAAGTGTAGGAGAG CTCCTTAATGCCAGGAGGGAGCGCTCACCCTTACCTGATGAAAAG TATTTTAGAACCATGTCTCCAACCCTATCCAATGAG GGCTGTTATGACAAGAGAGAACGCATTCTTCAGAGGTCCACCAGTCAGGGTTCCTTAGGCTCGCCAGTTTATAATCGCCATGGTTACACTCCCACTCTGTCACGTTCCCCACAGCATTTTCACAGGCCAG AAGCTCTGACAGGCATGCAGAAGCTCTGCTCCTCCTTGTGCAGTAACAGTGTGGGCTCCAGAAATAGTGACTCCCGCCCCACCTCCCCCTTTAGACACCACTTCCTCCCCCATAGTCAAG GCACTGACCCACCAAGCGGCCGGAGCTCTCCTCTCCCGCTCAGGCCCGACAGCCGGCCGGGCACCCCGCCTCTCTCTATGACCCCTAAACATTTTCACCTCCCAG ATCAGGGCAGTAACATCTACAGAAAACCACCCATCTACAAACAATATG GTACAGAGGGAAGGAGACGATccagagaagaggaggaggaagatgcctTGAAAAAAAAGCAGCTTCAGGAAGAACATCTCAACAAG ATTCAGTCAGGTTTGGGGAAGCTAATTCTCAGGGAGGAAATGGAAAAAGAGCAAATTCGGGAACGCCACGTAAGGAGTGTATCTGCTCAGCGCTATGACACCAAGCAGGATAACGGGGATGCAG ATCCAACTTCTCCAACTAGAACAAATTCTTTGCCTGGATATGGGAGGAATGGCCTTCATCGG CCCCAGTCAACAGATTTCACGCAGTACAACAGCTACGCTGACATGTGCGGAGGAGGCAGAG AGTTTCAG CACATTAAGGATGGCCGTGCAGCACTTGCAAGGATGGACAGGGGAGTTTCTATGCCTAATATGTTGGAGCCCAAA